From a region of the Alosa sapidissima isolate fAloSap1 chromosome 9, fAloSap1.pri, whole genome shotgun sequence genome:
- the LOC121719397 gene encoding NACHT, LRR and PYD domains-containing protein 12-like isoform X6, which produces MVQTYKYFYQVTPLGRLTHMMWGQLGNWVQGTTQNQSPDTGQAFSFGNDQQQQHVVNATITAQTGAQVIAPTITHCNIQSLSFTEESKGPDSIAIEKVLKDHKIHMKKRYGSVFEGLVQRKEHKKPLNRIFTQLYITKGESEEVNSDHEIWQIETANRKQQRQHTAVSINDIFEDEHIRTVMTKGVAGVGKTVSVQKFILDWAEGRANDDVTFVLCLCFRELNLLKDDEKSLQELVLNFYQELKPLRDTNTFEECKVVFILDGLDESRLQFDFQKNKSVFDIQEKTSLDALITNLLKGHLLPSALVWITSRPAAAELIPSDHIDQFTEVRGFNDAQKMEYFKKRLVNSPKADKIIKHVKTTKSLYIMCHLPVFCCITATVMQSMLDQGDTEEIPKTLTEMYVHFLFTQLKMTNHKFVGNKVSDRKAFLTEHKDGILKLAELAFRKLEEKEGSILFYEDDLKECGINLEDASVLCGLCTEIFKVEPVMFQKRFYSFVHLSIQEFLAALHVFASFRNKDMEALKPFLEEKPKKVFLYLLLKSAITEAIQSNNGHLDLFVRFLVGISLDSNHTFLEGLLPDPVDEDKKDNQMSMELVIRHIKSLVQEKLSPERFINLMNCLTEMKDDSVHKELERYLQYEKSPGTELTSAHCSALANMILLSEEPLEVFDLERYNLGDEGRERLLPAVRWCTKARLTECKLSANCGEIVASALKSEHSPLRVLDLKRSYLTETGLKMVCSGLITPHCKLQSLSLAGCRRNLDSTCEVLGRALLSVRSHLTELDLSCNTLSSPDMRALTTGLKIPACNVEKLRLRSCSLSDSACEMLASVLRSEPCSLIELDLRDNVLNDTSIKLLSEAIKSPHCNLEKLRLSASKLTKASWRFLTSVFHGELDLSESRLLMSELEQLWAALRSPDCRVNTLRLKRCYLTGDHSLAKFGQILASVLSSDGSHLKELDLSDNDLQDSGVELLSSGLQNSQCTLEILRLSFCGVTEKGCEFLASALSANPSYLRELDLSYNHPGEAGVKLLTERKDDCKLEILNVENNAECWRKSGLRKYTSELTWNTNTMNKQLLLSDGNRKVTCKFQEQDYPPHLERFDTVEQVLASEGFSERCYWEAEWDGFRVYLGMAYKDVERKGGGGRLGHNDKSWSLRCYYDETVKGFPVNSYAACHDNYITLIESPGCDSRRIGVYLDHAAGTMTFYSISSDSFTHLHTFYHRFTEPLYPGIQFVSDFHTEDSVFLCKIE; this is translated from the exons atggttcAAACTTACAAGTACTTT TATCAGGTCACTCCTCTGGGTCGCCTAACTCACATGATGTGGGGGCAACTGGGGAATTGGGTTCAGGGAACCACCCAGAACCAAAGTCCAGACACAGGTCAGGCGTTTAGCTTTG gaaatgaccagcagcagcagcatgtagTAAATGCTACAATCACAGCCCAGACTGGAGCTCAGGTCATCGCTCCTACAATAACACACTGTAACATCCAAAGTCTGTCTTTTACGGAGGAGTCCAAAGGTCCAG ATTCCATAGCTATTGAGAAAGTCTTAAAAGACCACAAGATACACATGAAGAAGCGGTATGGCTCTGTGTTTGAGGGCCTTGTGCAAAGAAAAGAACACAAAAAGCCTCTCAACAGGATCTTCACCCAGCTGTACATcacaaagggagagagtgaagaggtGAACAGCGACCATGAAATTTGGCAGATTGAGACAGCAAACAGGAAACAACAAAGGCAACACACAGCAGTTAGCATCAATGACATATTTGAAGACGAACACATCAGAACAGTGATGACCAAAGGTGTTGCGGGTGTTGGAAAGACGGTGTCCGTGCAGAAGTTTATACTGGATTGGGCGGAGGGACGAGCCAATGATGACGTGACCTTTGTCTTATGTCTCTGTTTCAGAGAACTGAACTTGCTCAAAGATGACGAGAAAAGTCTTCAGGAACTAGTGCTTAATTTCTATCAGGAGCTCAAACCACTGAGAGACACAAACACCTTCGAGGAATGTAAGGTTGTGTTCATTCTCGATGGTCTCGATGAGAGCAGATTACAATTTGATTTTCAGAAAAACAAATCTGTGTTTGACATACAAGAGAAAACATCACTGGATGCACTGATAACTAACCTCCTTAAGGGACACCTTCTTCCATCAGCTTTAGTGTGGATAACTTCACGGCCAGCAGCTGCTGAACTGATCCCCTCCGATCACATCGACCAGTTTACTGAAGTCCGCGGATTCAACGATGCACAAAAGATGGAGTACTTCAAGAAGAGACTTGTCAATAGTCCCAAGGCAGACAAAATCATCAAACATGTCAAGACAACAAAGAGTCTTTACATCATGTGCCATTTACCAGTCTTCTGTTGCATCACTGCCACTGTTATGCAGAGCATGTTGGATCAGGGTGACACTGAGGAGATTCCCAAAACCCTAACAGAAATGTATGTCCACTTCCTTTTCACGCAGCTCAAGATGACAAACCACAAGTTTGTCGGGAATAAGGTGTCAGACCGGAAAGCTTTTCTCACTGAACACAAGGACGGCATCCTAAAGCTAGCAGAACTGGCCTTCCGCAAgctggaggagaaagagggttCGATCCTGTTTTACGAAGATGACCTGAAAGAGTGCGGTATCAATCTGGAAGATGCGTCTGTCCTGTGTGGTTTGTGCACAGAAATATTCAAGGTGGAACCTGTGATGTTTCAGAAGAGGTTCTACAGCTTTGTGCACCTAAGTATACAGGAATTCCTTGCTGCACTCCACGTGTTCGCCTCCTTTAGGAACAAGGACATGGAAGCACTGAAACCCTTTCTTGAGGAGAAACCAAAGAAAGTGTTCTTGTACCTACTCCTGAAGAGTGCCATAACCGAAGCCATTCAGAGCAACAACGGACACCTGGATCTCTTTGTCCGCTTCCTGGTGGGAATCTCTCTGGATTCCAACCACACCTTCCTGGAAGGGCTGCTGCCAGATCCCGTGGACGAGGACAAAAAAGACAATCAAATGAGCATGGAATTGGTGATCAGGCATATCAAGTCTTTGGTGCAAGAGAAACTCTCCCCCGAAAGATTCATAAACCTCATGAACTGCCTGACAGAGATGAAGGACGACTCAGTCCACAAGGAACTTGAGCGCTACTTGCAGTATGAGAAGTCCCCCGGAACAGAGCTTACATCCGCCCACTGCTCTGCACTGGCCAACATGATCCTGCTCTCAGAAGAGCCGCTGGAGGTGTTTGACCTTGAACGTTACAATTTGGGAgacgaggggagagagaggctgcTGCCGGCTGTTAGGTGGTGCACAAAAGCCAG GCTTACGGAATGCAAGCTCTCGGCTAACTGTGGGGAGATTGTGGCCTCAGCCCTAAAATCTGAGCACTCACCTCTAAGGGTGCTGGACCTCAAAAGGAGCTACCTCACAGAGACtgggctgaagatggtctgCTCAGGACTCATAACCCCTCATTGCAAACTGCAGTCTCTGAG TCTGGCGGGTTGCAGGCGGAACTTGGACTCCACATGTGAGGTGCTGGGAAGGGCTCTCCTGTCCGTCAGATCCCACCTCACAGAGCTGGACTTGAGCTGCAACACGCTAAGCAGCCCAGACATGAGGGCACTCACCACTGGACTTAAGATTCCTGCCTGTAACGTTGAGAAATTAAG GTTGCGGAGTTGCTCACTTAGTGACTCTGCTTGTGAGATGCTGGCAAGTGTTCTTCGATCAGAACCATGCAGCCTGATAGAACTGGATCTAAGGGACAACGTGCTGAATGACACAAGCATAAAACTGCTGTCTGAGGCCATAAAGTCCCCACATTGTAATCTGGAGAAACTGAG ACTGTCAGCCTCCAAGCTCACCAAGGCATCCTGGAGGTTTTTGACGTCGGTATTCCATGGGGAACTGGACCTGAGTGAGAGCAGGCTCCTGATGTCCGAGCTGGAGCAGCTGTGGGCAGCCCTGAGGAGCCCAGACTGCAGAGTGAACACACTCAG GTTGAAGCGCTGCTATCTGACAGGTGACCACTCTTTGGCCAAGTTTGGCCAAATTTTGGCCTCAGTCCTCAGTTCAGATGGGTCCCACCTGAAGGAGCTGGACCTGAGTGACAACGACCTGCAGGACTCAGGAGTGGAGCTGCTCTCCTCTGGACTACAGAACTCACAGTGCACACTGGAGAtcctgag GTTGTCGTTCTGTGGTGTGACTGAGAAAGGCTGTGAGTTTCTGGCTTCTGCCCTGAGTGCAAACCCCTCCTATCTGAGAGAGCTGGACCTGAGCTACAACCACCCAGGAGAGGCTGGAGTCAAGCTGCTCACTGAGAGAAAGGACGACTGCAAACTGGAAATCCTCAA tgtggagaacaatGCAGAGTGCTGGAGGAAGTCAGGACTCCGGAAAT ACACCAGCGAGCTCACGTGGAACACCAACACCATGAACAAGCAGCTCTTACTGTCTGATGGGAACCGGAAGGTTACATGCAAGTTCCAGGAACAAGACTACCCGCCCCACCTGGAAAGGTTTGACACGGTCGAGCAGGTTCTGGCCAGCGAGGGGTTCTCAGAACGCTGCTACTGGGAGGCCGAGTGGGATGGGTTCCGTGTCTACCTGGGCATGGCGTACAAAGAcgtggagaggaaagggggtGGGGGCCGCCTCGGCCACAACGACAAGTCCTGGTCTCTGCGCTGCTACTATGACGAAACTGTCAAAGGCTTTCCTGTGAATTCTTACGCCGCTTGTCATGATAATTACATAACCCTGATCGAATCGCCCGGGTGCGACTCCAGGCGTATTGGAGTGTACTTGGACCATGCGGCCGGCACAATGACCTTCTACAGCATCTCTTCCGACAGCTTTACCCACCTGCACACGTTttatcacagattcactgagcCTCTCTATCCAGGAATCCAGTTTGTTTCTGATTTTCACACAGAAGACAGTGTGTTCCTGTGCAAGATTGAATAG
- the LOC121719397 gene encoding NACHT, LRR and PYD domains-containing protein 12-like isoform X14 → MALCLRALCKEKNTKSLSTGSSPSCTSQRERVKRELNLLKDDEKSLQELVLNFYQELKPLRDTNTFEECKVVFILDGLDESRLQFDFQKNKSVFDIQEKTSLDALITNLLKGHLLPSALVWITSRPAAAELIPSDHIDQFTEVRGFNDAQKMEYFKKRLVNSPKADKIIKHVKTTKSLYIMCHLPVFCCITATVMQSMLDQGDTEEIPKTLTEMYVHFLFTQLKMTNHKFVGNKVSDRKAFLTEHKDGILKLAELAFRKLEEKEGSILFYEDDLKECGINLEDASVLCGLCTEIFKVEPVMFQKRFYSFVHLSIQEFLAALHVFASFRNKDMEALKPFLEEKPKKVFLYLLLKSAITEAIQSNNGHLDLFVRFLVGISLDSNHTFLEGLLPDPVDEDKKDNQMSMELVIRHIKSLVQEKLSPERFINLMNCLTEMKDDSVHKELERYLQYEKSPGTELTSAHCSALANMILLSEEPLEVFDLERYNLGDEGRERLLPAVRWCTKARLTECKLSANCGEIVASALKSEHSPLRVLDLKRSYLTETGLKMVCSGLITPHCKLQSLSLAGCRRNLDSTCEVLGRALLSVRSHLTELDLSCNTLSSPDMRALTTGLKIPACNVEKLRLRSCSLSDSACEMLASVLRSEPCSLIELDLRDNVLNDTSIKLLSEAIKSPHCNLEKLRLSASKLTKASWRFLTSVFHGELDLSESRLLMSELEQLWAALRSPDCRVNTLRLKRCYLTGDHSLAKFGQILASVLSSDGSHLKELDLSDNDLQDSGVELLSSGLQNSQCTLEILRLSFCGVTEKGCEFLASALSANPSYLRELDLSYNHPGEAGVKLLTERKDDCKLEILNVENNAECWRKSGLRKYTSELTWNTNTMNKQLLLSDGNRKVTCKFQEQDYPPHLERFDTVEQVLASEGFSERCYWEAEWDGFRVYLGMAYKDVERKGGGGRLGHNDKSWSLRCYYDETVKGFPVNSYAACHDNYITLIESPGCDSRRIGVYLDHAAGTMTFYSISSDSFTHLHTFYHRFTEPLYPGIQFVSDFHTEDSVFLCKIE, encoded by the exons ATGGCTCTGTGTTTGAGGGCCTTGTGCAAAGAAAAGAACACAAAAAGCCTCTCAACAGGATCTTCACCCAGCTGTACATcacaaagggagagagtgaagag AGAACTGAACTTGCTCAAAGATGACGAGAAAAGTCTTCAGGAACTAGTGCTTAATTTCTATCAGGAGCTCAAACCACTGAGAGACACAAACACCTTCGAGGAATGTAAGGTTGTGTTCATTCTCGATGGTCTCGATGAGAGCAGATTACAATTTGATTTTCAGAAAAACAAATCTGTGTTTGACATACAAGAGAAAACATCACTGGATGCACTGATAACTAACCTCCTTAAGGGACACCTTCTTCCATCAGCTTTAGTGTGGATAACTTCACGGCCAGCAGCTGCTGAACTGATCCCCTCCGATCACATCGACCAGTTTACTGAAGTCCGCGGATTCAACGATGCACAAAAGATGGAGTACTTCAAGAAGAGACTTGTCAATAGTCCCAAGGCAGACAAAATCATCAAACATGTCAAGACAACAAAGAGTCTTTACATCATGTGCCATTTACCAGTCTTCTGTTGCATCACTGCCACTGTTATGCAGAGCATGTTGGATCAGGGTGACACTGAGGAGATTCCCAAAACCCTAACAGAAATGTATGTCCACTTCCTTTTCACGCAGCTCAAGATGACAAACCACAAGTTTGTCGGGAATAAGGTGTCAGACCGGAAAGCTTTTCTCACTGAACACAAGGACGGCATCCTAAAGCTAGCAGAACTGGCCTTCCGCAAgctggaggagaaagagggttCGATCCTGTTTTACGAAGATGACCTGAAAGAGTGCGGTATCAATCTGGAAGATGCGTCTGTCCTGTGTGGTTTGTGCACAGAAATATTCAAGGTGGAACCTGTGATGTTTCAGAAGAGGTTCTACAGCTTTGTGCACCTAAGTATACAGGAATTCCTTGCTGCACTCCACGTGTTCGCCTCCTTTAGGAACAAGGACATGGAAGCACTGAAACCCTTTCTTGAGGAGAAACCAAAGAAAGTGTTCTTGTACCTACTCCTGAAGAGTGCCATAACCGAAGCCATTCAGAGCAACAACGGACACCTGGATCTCTTTGTCCGCTTCCTGGTGGGAATCTCTCTGGATTCCAACCACACCTTCCTGGAAGGGCTGCTGCCAGATCCCGTGGACGAGGACAAAAAAGACAATCAAATGAGCATGGAATTGGTGATCAGGCATATCAAGTCTTTGGTGCAAGAGAAACTCTCCCCCGAAAGATTCATAAACCTCATGAACTGCCTGACAGAGATGAAGGACGACTCAGTCCACAAGGAACTTGAGCGCTACTTGCAGTATGAGAAGTCCCCCGGAACAGAGCTTACATCCGCCCACTGCTCTGCACTGGCCAACATGATCCTGCTCTCAGAAGAGCCGCTGGAGGTGTTTGACCTTGAACGTTACAATTTGGGAgacgaggggagagagaggctgcTGCCGGCTGTTAGGTGGTGCACAAAAGCCAG GCTTACGGAATGCAAGCTCTCGGCTAACTGTGGGGAGATTGTGGCCTCAGCCCTAAAATCTGAGCACTCACCTCTAAGGGTGCTGGACCTCAAAAGGAGCTACCTCACAGAGACtgggctgaagatggtctgCTCAGGACTCATAACCCCTCATTGCAAACTGCAGTCTCTGAG TCTGGCGGGTTGCAGGCGGAACTTGGACTCCACATGTGAGGTGCTGGGAAGGGCTCTCCTGTCCGTCAGATCCCACCTCACAGAGCTGGACTTGAGCTGCAACACGCTAAGCAGCCCAGACATGAGGGCACTCACCACTGGACTTAAGATTCCTGCCTGTAACGTTGAGAAATTAAG GTTGCGGAGTTGCTCACTTAGTGACTCTGCTTGTGAGATGCTGGCAAGTGTTCTTCGATCAGAACCATGCAGCCTGATAGAACTGGATCTAAGGGACAACGTGCTGAATGACACAAGCATAAAACTGCTGTCTGAGGCCATAAAGTCCCCACATTGTAATCTGGAGAAACTGAG ACTGTCAGCCTCCAAGCTCACCAAGGCATCCTGGAGGTTTTTGACGTCGGTATTCCATGGGGAACTGGACCTGAGTGAGAGCAGGCTCCTGATGTCCGAGCTGGAGCAGCTGTGGGCAGCCCTGAGGAGCCCAGACTGCAGAGTGAACACACTCAG GTTGAAGCGCTGCTATCTGACAGGTGACCACTCTTTGGCCAAGTTTGGCCAAATTTTGGCCTCAGTCCTCAGTTCAGATGGGTCCCACCTGAAGGAGCTGGACCTGAGTGACAACGACCTGCAGGACTCAGGAGTGGAGCTGCTCTCCTCTGGACTACAGAACTCACAGTGCACACTGGAGAtcctgag GTTGTCGTTCTGTGGTGTGACTGAGAAAGGCTGTGAGTTTCTGGCTTCTGCCCTGAGTGCAAACCCCTCCTATCTGAGAGAGCTGGACCTGAGCTACAACCACCCAGGAGAGGCTGGAGTCAAGCTGCTCACTGAGAGAAAGGACGACTGCAAACTGGAAATCCTCAA tgtggagaacaatGCAGAGTGCTGGAGGAAGTCAGGACTCCGGAAAT ACACCAGCGAGCTCACGTGGAACACCAACACCATGAACAAGCAGCTCTTACTGTCTGATGGGAACCGGAAGGTTACATGCAAGTTCCAGGAACAAGACTACCCGCCCCACCTGGAAAGGTTTGACACGGTCGAGCAGGTTCTGGCCAGCGAGGGGTTCTCAGAACGCTGCTACTGGGAGGCCGAGTGGGATGGGTTCCGTGTCTACCTGGGCATGGCGTACAAAGAcgtggagaggaaagggggtGGGGGCCGCCTCGGCCACAACGACAAGTCCTGGTCTCTGCGCTGCTACTATGACGAAACTGTCAAAGGCTTTCCTGTGAATTCTTACGCCGCTTGTCATGATAATTACATAACCCTGATCGAATCGCCCGGGTGCGACTCCAGGCGTATTGGAGTGTACTTGGACCATGCGGCCGGCACAATGACCTTCTACAGCATCTCTTCCGACAGCTTTACCCACCTGCACACGTTttatcacagattcactgagcCTCTCTATCCAGGAATCCAGTTTGTTTCTGATTTTCACACAGAAGACAGTGTGTTCCTGTGCAAGATTGAATAG
- the LOC121719397 gene encoding NACHT, LRR and PYD domains-containing protein 12-like isoform X16, with amino-acid sequence MALCLRALCKEKNTKSLSTGSSPSCTSQRERVKRELNLLKDDEKSLQELVLNFYQELKPLRDTNTFEESLVWITSRPAAAELIPSDHIDQFTEVRGFNDAQKMEYFKKRLVNSPKADKIIKHVKTTKSLYIMCHLPVFCCITATVMQSMLDQGDTEEIPKTLTEMYVHFLFTQLKMTNHKFVGNKVSDRKAFLTEHKDGILKLAELAFRKLEEKEGSILFYEDDLKECGINLEDASVLCGLCTEIFKVEPVMFQKRFYSFVHLSIQEFLAALHVFASFRNKDMEALKPFLEEKPKKVFLYLLLKSAITEAIQSNNGHLDLFVRFLVGISLDSNHTFLEGLLPDPVDEDKKDNQMSMELVIRHIKSLVQEKLSPERFINLMNCLTEMKDDSVHKELERYLQYEKSPGTELTSAHCSALANMILLSEEPLEVFDLERYNLGDEGRERLLPAVRWCTKARLTECKLSANCGEIVASALKSEHSPLRVLDLKRSYLTETGLKMVCSGLITPHCKLQSLSLAGCRRNLDSTCEVLGRALLSVRSHLTELDLSCNTLSSPDMRALTTGLKIPACNVEKLRLRSCSLSDSACEMLASVLRSEPCSLIELDLRDNVLNDTSIKLLSEAIKSPHCNLEKLRLSASKLTKASWRFLTSVFHGELDLSESRLLMSELEQLWAALRSPDCRVNTLRLKRCYLTGDHSLAKFGQILASVLSSDGSHLKELDLSDNDLQDSGVELLSSGLQNSQCTLEILRLSFCGVTEKGCEFLASALSANPSYLRELDLSYNHPGEAGVKLLTERKDDCKLEILNVENNAECWRKSGLRKYTSELTWNTNTMNKQLLLSDGNRKVTCKFQEQDYPPHLERFDTVEQVLASEGFSERCYWEAEWDGFRVYLGMAYKDVERKGGGGRLGHNDKSWSLRCYYDETVKGFPVNSYAACHDNYITLIESPGCDSRRIGVYLDHAAGTMTFYSISSDSFTHLHTFYHRFTEPLYPGIQFVSDFHTEDSVFLCKIE; translated from the exons ATGGCTCTGTGTTTGAGGGCCTTGTGCAAAGAAAAGAACACAAAAAGCCTCTCAACAGGATCTTCACCCAGCTGTACATcacaaagggagagagtgaagag AGAACTGAACTTGCTCAAAGATGACGAGAAAAGTCTTCAGGAACTAGTGCTTAATTTCTATCAGGAGCTCAAACCACTGAGAGACACAAACACCTTCGAGGAAT CTTTAGTGTGGATAACTTCACGGCCAGCAGCTGCTGAACTGATCCCCTCCGATCACATCGACCAGTTTACTGAAGTCCGCGGATTCAACGATGCACAAAAGATGGAGTACTTCAAGAAGAGACTTGTCAATAGTCCCAAGGCAGACAAAATCATCAAACATGTCAAGACAACAAAGAGTCTTTACATCATGTGCCATTTACCAGTCTTCTGTTGCATCACTGCCACTGTTATGCAGAGCATGTTGGATCAGGGTGACACTGAGGAGATTCCCAAAACCCTAACAGAAATGTATGTCCACTTCCTTTTCACGCAGCTCAAGATGACAAACCACAAGTTTGTCGGGAATAAGGTGTCAGACCGGAAAGCTTTTCTCACTGAACACAAGGACGGCATCCTAAAGCTAGCAGAACTGGCCTTCCGCAAgctggaggagaaagagggttCGATCCTGTTTTACGAAGATGACCTGAAAGAGTGCGGTATCAATCTGGAAGATGCGTCTGTCCTGTGTGGTTTGTGCACAGAAATATTCAAGGTGGAACCTGTGATGTTTCAGAAGAGGTTCTACAGCTTTGTGCACCTAAGTATACAGGAATTCCTTGCTGCACTCCACGTGTTCGCCTCCTTTAGGAACAAGGACATGGAAGCACTGAAACCCTTTCTTGAGGAGAAACCAAAGAAAGTGTTCTTGTACCTACTCCTGAAGAGTGCCATAACCGAAGCCATTCAGAGCAACAACGGACACCTGGATCTCTTTGTCCGCTTCCTGGTGGGAATCTCTCTGGATTCCAACCACACCTTCCTGGAAGGGCTGCTGCCAGATCCCGTGGACGAGGACAAAAAAGACAATCAAATGAGCATGGAATTGGTGATCAGGCATATCAAGTCTTTGGTGCAAGAGAAACTCTCCCCCGAAAGATTCATAAACCTCATGAACTGCCTGACAGAGATGAAGGACGACTCAGTCCACAAGGAACTTGAGCGCTACTTGCAGTATGAGAAGTCCCCCGGAACAGAGCTTACATCCGCCCACTGCTCTGCACTGGCCAACATGATCCTGCTCTCAGAAGAGCCGCTGGAGGTGTTTGACCTTGAACGTTACAATTTGGGAgacgaggggagagagaggctgcTGCCGGCTGTTAGGTGGTGCACAAAAGCCAG GCTTACGGAATGCAAGCTCTCGGCTAACTGTGGGGAGATTGTGGCCTCAGCCCTAAAATCTGAGCACTCACCTCTAAGGGTGCTGGACCTCAAAAGGAGCTACCTCACAGAGACtgggctgaagatggtctgCTCAGGACTCATAACCCCTCATTGCAAACTGCAGTCTCTGAG TCTGGCGGGTTGCAGGCGGAACTTGGACTCCACATGTGAGGTGCTGGGAAGGGCTCTCCTGTCCGTCAGATCCCACCTCACAGAGCTGGACTTGAGCTGCAACACGCTAAGCAGCCCAGACATGAGGGCACTCACCACTGGACTTAAGATTCCTGCCTGTAACGTTGAGAAATTAAG GTTGCGGAGTTGCTCACTTAGTGACTCTGCTTGTGAGATGCTGGCAAGTGTTCTTCGATCAGAACCATGCAGCCTGATAGAACTGGATCTAAGGGACAACGTGCTGAATGACACAAGCATAAAACTGCTGTCTGAGGCCATAAAGTCCCCACATTGTAATCTGGAGAAACTGAG ACTGTCAGCCTCCAAGCTCACCAAGGCATCCTGGAGGTTTTTGACGTCGGTATTCCATGGGGAACTGGACCTGAGTGAGAGCAGGCTCCTGATGTCCGAGCTGGAGCAGCTGTGGGCAGCCCTGAGGAGCCCAGACTGCAGAGTGAACACACTCAG GTTGAAGCGCTGCTATCTGACAGGTGACCACTCTTTGGCCAAGTTTGGCCAAATTTTGGCCTCAGTCCTCAGTTCAGATGGGTCCCACCTGAAGGAGCTGGACCTGAGTGACAACGACCTGCAGGACTCAGGAGTGGAGCTGCTCTCCTCTGGACTACAGAACTCACAGTGCACACTGGAGAtcctgag GTTGTCGTTCTGTGGTGTGACTGAGAAAGGCTGTGAGTTTCTGGCTTCTGCCCTGAGTGCAAACCCCTCCTATCTGAGAGAGCTGGACCTGAGCTACAACCACCCAGGAGAGGCTGGAGTCAAGCTGCTCACTGAGAGAAAGGACGACTGCAAACTGGAAATCCTCAA tgtggagaacaatGCAGAGTGCTGGAGGAAGTCAGGACTCCGGAAAT ACACCAGCGAGCTCACGTGGAACACCAACACCATGAACAAGCAGCTCTTACTGTCTGATGGGAACCGGAAGGTTACATGCAAGTTCCAGGAACAAGACTACCCGCCCCACCTGGAAAGGTTTGACACGGTCGAGCAGGTTCTGGCCAGCGAGGGGTTCTCAGAACGCTGCTACTGGGAGGCCGAGTGGGATGGGTTCCGTGTCTACCTGGGCATGGCGTACAAAGAcgtggagaggaaagggggtGGGGGCCGCCTCGGCCACAACGACAAGTCCTGGTCTCTGCGCTGCTACTATGACGAAACTGTCAAAGGCTTTCCTGTGAATTCTTACGCCGCTTGTCATGATAATTACATAACCCTGATCGAATCGCCCGGGTGCGACTCCAGGCGTATTGGAGTGTACTTGGACCATGCGGCCGGCACAATGACCTTCTACAGCATCTCTTCCGACAGCTTTACCCACCTGCACACGTTttatcacagattcactgagcCTCTCTATCCAGGAATCCAGTTTGTTTCTGATTTTCACACAGAAGACAGTGTGTTCCTGTGCAAGATTGAATAG